Proteins encoded in a region of the Bacteroidales bacterium genome:
- a CDS encoding MerR family transcriptional regulator produces the protein MTSKSHTVDKIYYSISEVAAMFGVNASLIRFWEKEFDVLQPIRNRKGNRLFARADLENLQIIYHLVRERGFTLEGARKHLKQHRNETLPIAQVSHSLQKIRETLLEIDRTLSGEVKQQNACPGECNDE, from the coding sequence ATGACAAGCAAATCCCATACTGTTGATAAGATCTATTACTCCATCAGCGAGGTGGCGGCGATGTTCGGTGTGAATGCATCCCTGATCCGTTTCTGGGAGAAGGAGTTCGATGTCCTGCAACCAATCAGGAACAGAAAGGGAAATCGTTTGTTTGCACGGGCGGATCTTGAAAATCTCCAGATCATTTACCACCTGGTCAGGGAGCGGGGATTTACGCTGGAAGGAGCCCGCAAACACTTAAAGCAACACCGCAATGAGACCCTCCCCATTGCGCAGGTATCCCACTCACTTCAGAAGATCCGGGAAACTCTGCTGGAAATTGACCGCACACTCTCAGGTGAGGTAAAACAGCAGAATGCATGTCCCGGGGAGTGCAACGATGAGTGA